Proteins from a genomic interval of Crassostrea angulata isolate pt1a10 chromosome 7, ASM2561291v2, whole genome shotgun sequence:
- the LOC128156349 gene encoding serine protease inhibitor Cvsi-2-like, translating into MKTILLCTFVVAALIGALRAEDCTVVGGCIDTVCNHHTNLECVHGICTCSLPPYDIHCLDKGDCDRHSYTCTTEWKCINQKCRCDN; encoded by the exons ATGAAGACTATCCTTTTGTGTACTTTTGTCGTTGCTGCATTAATTG GTGCGCTGAGGGCCGAGGACTGTACGGTGGTCGGTGGCTGTATAGACACGGTCTGTAACCACCACACCAACCTGGAGTGTGTCCACGGCATCTGTACCTGCTCACTCCCACCCTACGATATTC ATTGTTTGGATAAAGGAGACTGTGACCGCCATTCCTATACCTGCACCACAGAATGGAAGTGTATCAACCAGAAATGTCGATGTGACAATTAA
- the LOC128155481 gene encoding uncharacterized protein LOC128155481, producing the protein MRLSLTSCVVLVILGGAIGFQCDQNATICRTSLEITEKLTMFHETEKAVYAKNGSLYRYDVTDINLARPVNSGEVIAGDGWEKQRMVVVANGTLPGPPIVAYKGQVLVIRVKNSLPSDTVSVHWYGIEQRGTPYMDGASFITQCPINPGQTFTYTFRVDESGTFWYHSSAGAQRGKGLYGALIVLDREPPANLDKVDGDFVLQIQDWNHDYDAEQGYMLSKDGVYENRSQILTTRLPRGRNNSLWNAHSSLINGNGRYYDPQTGKHNEAPLRDFKVQEGKSYRFRVINAASVYSYRVSVDGHNITIIASDGKMVVPVEVESFWVHPGERFDFLLEATARKGKYLIRGVAEDAINPIPAEAVLHYFGARPDVDINSERSQCNETEPCTVLNCPFQFYLNNPKLRCLAIEELVSDISNAIPEYQEGHFQEFFLNFAIPGAETYPATVNNIQFLQPTVSALSQPNEIIKPCSKSGCKGNETCTCTNILDVIHNNTVQFVFMNMGKRQTSHTISMHGHSFYVLKMGFANYNETTGEYISQNEDIKCEGNATEDEAFCNEPSWTNPEWRNGNVSGLNLVDPPQKDTVVVPYGGYVVLRIKADNPGFWIIKSNSLPESLNGMAVLMNESFSYLPDVPKNFPTCRNFEGIDPDVLWTTPEPVTTTPIPTTTEPPTCVTSGDCHRHTWNNDNCLHKWECINGICHCNSST; encoded by the exons ATGAGACTATCCTTAACCAGTTGTGTTGTATTAGTAATTCTTGGTGGAGCTATTGGGTTTCAATGCGACCAAAACGCAACGATATGCAGAACTTCTTTGGAAATCACCGAGAAACTAACCATGTTTCACGAAACTGAAAAAGCCGTCTACGCGAAAAATGGTTCTTTATATAGATATGACGTAACAGACATCAACCTTGCCAGACCCGTGAACTCTGGTGAAGTTATCGCGGGAGATGGGTGGGAAAAGCAAAGAATGGTGGTTGTTGCCAATGGTACATTACCAGGACCCCCTATCGTTGCCTACAAAGGTCAGGTTCTAGTAATTCGCGTCAAGAACTCGCTCCCGTCTGATACCGTTTCTGTGCATTGGTACGGGATAGAGCAAAGAGGTACCCCTTATATGGACGGAGCAAGCTTCATCACCCAATGCCCCATCAATCCCGGCCAAACCTTCACGTACACATTCAGAGTTGATGAAAGTGGTACTTTCTGGTACCATTCAAGCGCAGGCGCACAGAGAGGTAAGGGATTGTATGGGGCTTTGATAGTTCTGGATCGAGAGCCTCCGGCTAATTTAGATAAAGTCGATGGCGACTTTGTTCTACAGATACAGGACTGGAATCATGATTACGATGCTGAACAAGGTTATATGCTTTCTAAAGACGGGGTTTATGAGAATAGGAGCCAAATCTTGACAACAAGATTGCCAAGAGGACGAAACAATTCTCTTTGGAACGCTCATTCGTCATTGATCAATGGAAACGGACGGTATTATGACCCTCAAACCGGGAAACACAACGAAGCACCTCTGCGGGATTTCAAGGTTCAGGAAGGAAAAAGCTACAGATTTCGCGTTATAAACGCAGCCTCTGTTTACTCATACAGAGTTTCAGTGGACGGGCACAATATAACCATCATTGCCTCTGACGGCAAAATGGTCGTACCTGTCGAGGTAGAATCGTTTTGGGTTCATCCCGGAGAGAGATTCGACTTTTTATTAGAAGCCACTGCAAGAAAAGGAAAATACTTGATTCGTGGGGTTGCAGAAGATGCCATCAACCCGATACCCGCCGAAGCTGTTTTGCATTACTTCGGAGCACGACCAGATGTTGATATAAACTCTGAAAGGTCTCAGTGTAACGAGACTGAGCCATGTACAGTGTTAAATTGTCCATTTcaattttatctaaataatcCAAAACTTCGATGTCTTGCCATTGAAGAATTAGTTTCGGATATATCAAATGCAATTCCTGAGTACCAAGAAGGTCACTTCCAGgagttctttttgaattttgCTATACCAGGAGCAGAAACCTATCCCGCTACCGTTAATAACATCCAGTTTTTACAACCAACTGTTTCGGCTCTATCCCAGCCTAACGAAATCATAAAGCCTTGCTCTAAAAGTGGCTGTAAAGGGAACGAAACATGTACGTGTACAAATATCCTAGATGTGATTCATAACAACACGGTCCAATTCGTGTTCATGAACATGGGTAAAAGACAAACATCGCACACTATCAGCATGCACGGACATTCCTTCTATGTTTTGAAAATGGGATTTGCTAATTATAACGAAACAACTGGCGAATATATTTCACAGAATGAAGATATAAAATGCGAAGGAAATGCTACCGAGGATGAAGCCTTTTGCAACGAGCCATCATGGACTAATCCCGAATGGCGCAACGGAAACGTCTCGGGTTTGAATCTTGTCGACCCCCCGCAGAAGGATACCGTTGTAGTCCCGTACGGTGGGTATGTTGTACTGCGTATCAAGGCCGACAACCCTGGGTTTTggattataaaaagtaattctCTCCCCGAGTCACTGAACGGAATGGCCGTGCTCATGAACGAATCTTTCTCGTATTTGCCAGATGTTCCGAAAAATTTCCCAACCTGCAGGAACTTTGAAGGCATAGATCCAG ATGTTCTTTGGACGACACCTGAACCTGTGACGACCACGCCCATACCTACAACAACCGAGCCACCCA CTTGCGTGACTTCCGGAGACTGCCATCGTCACACCTGGAATAACGACAACTGTCTACACAAGTGGGAGTGTATCAACGGAATCTGTCACTGCAATTCTAGTACATGA